gtttccgtatagtccgtttccagaagtccaaaccaagtgttgtgcatgtgaatcgactggctcggtacgattcacgaaaGGCTCCCTGCGAAGATACTGCGAGGTGAAGATCGAGGAAGATGGCTGACATCTTCgtccaagaagaggacgtttcatcgcagaaggcaaggatcgggttttctcaccggccgcggaggactctccatttccgcaggtcagaacggccggggaagtgcgattctcccggggagggttgccccccagtcatgctcgactctaatagcggagtagggcacagacggtcggacggcggaattgtggtatgttccacaaccgatcttcgaggaaattctccttggagattggggaacatcccatgggaagttccctcgtgaggctggggggaatccgAATCCGGGAAGCCCTCAAGAAAGAAGCGCGCAAGCCGCAAGGGTCAAGGGGaggggcgaggagcagtcgggatttcctcatcctcgaagagGTCTAAGTTCagacgaagtattccgaaggttacaccggcgtcttgctcaaggtttttgagtggttttcctagGGACAAAGGTcgaatgtcaaggcgctgactgtctgttaaaggccactcaggtaaatgttcgatcTATTAGTTTACCTACTTTACAGACAAAGGTGTTGGAAATTCGAGGCGGATTCGGAGGTTAAAGGCTCGTATTGTAGTTACCTGCGTGAGCTGAAtctgcagcggtcgggacgtcCACGTTTTGAAGAgggggagcagtgttgcgacggattgaatatgcatcgttgcggcaacgtgaaggctgctccgcaacgatgtgaagctgccactacgaacgagcggaagcgagatcccgtggccttccggttgctgagaaaccggcaacgatttgaagaatagaactacgatagatctcgtgacgaacgaacgtatcgaaaagcatccttgttaataaagttcttagttgtgttacgttgtgctattcTTGATGTGTTATAATATGCGGCGATTGACgagtaatactccccggcgtaacagtaacatagcagtaagctagtgagcaagcaggaagctagtaaggaagcattaggctagtaacaaagcaatgagttagtaaggaagcagaaagttaggaagtgagcaggaaggtagtaagaaagcagtgagccagtaacaatgcagtacgctagtaagcaaccagttagctagtaagcaaacaaggcaagtaggaaagcagttacctaCTAAGAATGCAGTaggatagttagcaagcagcaatctagtaagcaagcagtgagctagtaagtcagcAGGGAGCtactatggaagcagtatgctagtaagcaagcggtgagctggTATACgtagaggaagctagtagggacgcagtatgctagtatgcaagcagcaagctacaaagcaagcagcgaactagtaggcaagtagtatgctagtaagcaagcagtatgttagtaagcaagcggtcagCTGGTATGCGaggaataagctagtaagcaagcagtgagctagtaagtgagcaggaagatagtaggaagcaatatgctggtaagcaagcggtaagctagtaagcaaccgctaagctagtatgcaaccagtaacccGGTAAGTAAGCAATTAGCAActtagcagccagtaagctaccaaGCATACAGTGGGCTAGCAAGCGAGGATGAAGctaataagcatgcagtaagctagaatgcaaggagcatgatagaaagcaagcagcaagctagtaagcaagcagtaagttagtaagctagcagtaagctagtcaacaacaagtaggctagtaagcaagcagcaggcttgtaagcatgcagtaagctagtaagaaagcagtgagctagaaagcaacaagtaagctagtaaggaggctgcatgctagtaaggatgcagttagctagtaagaaagcagttagctagatagcaagtagtaagctagtaagcaagtagtgaggtaGAATGCATGTAGAAGGCTAGTGAGaatgcagttatctagtaagcaagcagtgggctagtaagcaaccagtaagctagtaagcaagcagtaagctggcatgaaagcaattagcttgcaggcaagcagtaagctagtatgcaagcagtgagttagtaagcgaggaggcagctagtaagtaagaagtaagctagtaagcaagcggtaagctagtatatAACGGGTAACCTTGTATTCaagtagtaagcaagtaagcaggcagtgagcatttaagcaagcaatacgctagtaagcaagcaatgagactgtaagcgagcaggaagctagtaaggaagcagtaagctagtaaagaagcagtatgctagaaaaccagctgcaggctagtaaccatacagtaagcgagtgagctagcactaagctagtaagcatccagtaagctagtaagcaagccgtaagctgataagaatgcagtaagctattgagaatgcagtaaactagtaaccaagtagtaagttagtaagcaagcagcaagctagaaggaaagcagttagcaagaatctagcagcaagctactaagctagcagtaagctagtaagcgagcagggcgctagtaaggaagcagtgcgctagtaagcaagctgtaagctggtaagtaaccagtaagctagtatttaAGCAGTAAGATGGCATGAAAGGTATTAGCTTTTAAGCAAGCTGTGACCGTTCCACCGTGGACGGTCCGATTCGAGGGGTACGCGGAGGAAGGTGACAGGTGCCGACTCTGTCagcggtcgagggttcgctgcGGTGAGGGGCGTAGGCCGGGTTGATGTTTGAAGCGTATTTATTACTAACTTAGTCTACCTACAAAGCTTAGTCTATGTACAAACGTAtggctacggaggacggcgcggtgagcggtcggtcgctcggcgAGAGCCGCGCAAGGAGCGTTCAGGTGCTCAGCGGAGAAGAGCGCGGCGAGCGGTTGGTCGCTCGGCGAGAGCGGCGcggtgagcggtcggtcgctcagCGGAGGGTAGAGGACatacaataccctacctacgctgctacgaggccgccatGTCGGTAGGGCCTGGGTAGGAAATAGGGAaatgttcgacccagtatccagggttattggaggttcGGTGGGTGGCGGGATGTGGCCGAGGGGTCGGTACAGGACGGTaatgcaataccctacctacgccgctacgaggccgcgatatcggtagggccagggtaggaacgATGGGATAGgtgcgacccagtatccagggttattggaggtgCAGTGTAGGTCGGAGGCCACAGTGGGTGCGGAGTcaggcaataccctacctacgctgctacgaggccgcgatgtcggtagggccagggtaggagatctaggagcggttcgacccagtattcagggttacgggaggttcggcggattggtcgcgagagtgcccctcgcactctcgtgtttgcAAAAGCCGGAGCTCATGTAGACTCATATGGATCGTATGTAATCTCTCGTCACTTGAACtggcttcgacgagcaagacacgagtcccCCGAATCCGGCCGGTAGCCCGGTATTAATACCCGCGCGGCGCGTAAATAGCGGCgggaaaccaccggtcgcggggactcggccgcgacggtgcacggttcgcggtcccgcgtcggatatgcgcgttacaaagcagtaagctagtttgcaagcagcgacctagtaagcgagtaggaagctagGAATGAAAcactatgctagtaggcaagcagtaatatagtaagaaagcagtttgctagtaagaaagcagtaagaagggaagcaagtagtgagctagtaagcaagcagggagctcgtaTAGAAGCATTACCCTAgtgagcaagcggtaagctagtatgcaagcagtgagctagtaaccaagcagtaagctaggaagcaaggagcaggctagtaacaaaccagttatctagtaaggaagcagtatgctagtaagggagcaataagctggaaagcaaacagcgggctagtaagcaagcagtaagctagtaagctagcagaagtctagtaagcaagcagtaagctactaagcaagcagtgagctagtaagcaagcagcgatctAGCAAGCATGATGGAAGCGTGTAAGccagcagtatgcgagtaagctagcagtaagatggtaaacaagcaataagctaagaggcaagcaacaagctagaaaacaagcagcaagccaacaagcaaacagcaagctagtaagcaagtagtaagctagtaagccagcagctggctagtaagaaagcagtatgttaggaagaaagcaggaatgttgttagaaagcagttaggtagtaagcaagcagtatgctagtaagaaatatGTAGGTTAGTaacagagcagtatgctagcaggcaagctggcggctagtaaacatgcagttagttagtaaggaagcagtaagcttgtagctGTCATAGGACTAACCCAAGATAAGCAGCAGGCCAACAAAAGTCAATAGGGTAAATAACAAAATTTCTTGTCGTCTGACTCGATTGAGCAAATTATAGTTTTAAGCGATGCACGATAGGAGAGCCAGAGGATCGTCTTGTCGATACGACATCTCAGACCAGAATGAATCCTGGACGCGTACTGCCGTGGAACCGTCTTAATTCTCCCTACCTCAATGTTGTAGGGCTCGTCTCGCGGCTTCGCTCAGCCTAACGGCCTCGGCTCGACCTGATCGGTCTACCGTGTTCGTGGACCTTGATTTTGGGAAGACGCTCACGTTTTCCCCCTTTGGTCTACCGGGCCTAGGATGCCGCTTACGACAACCTTACCCGGGGGCTTGGGAAAGAATCCCGACGATGCGGGGTCTCTATccaatccgcgaatccgcgagacgcCTCCAATCTCGTTTCTGACGGACAAATTAACCCCAAAGGCCTCTCGCTCTCCTCTCGCGCTTCCTTCTACATTCTTCTTTACTTGATTTGTCATCACATTACACACAAGCGTTTACAACCTAATTCATTTACCATATTATATATTAGAGAGGTTTTTAAATAGCTGTAGGAACTGAACGATAAACGATTGAAGAAACTGAAACGGAGaaacttatttaaataatataataatataataactgatataaattgatacaaaaacgaaaaaaacatttctaactctttccttattaatataaataatacgcCTCTATTAGCCGCCATACATTATATATTACTGGGTTCTTAACACTCTCCCCCTCGTACAAAATCACGGATTTTGTACTTCACTCACACCTAATAATCGTATCAGTTTGTGTACCGGACGCGTAAAGTCGCCTAGCGGTGTATGTACCTTTACCACTCTTACTAGACTATCCGATCCAGGGTATGTTTGGACGATGGTTCCTTTTTTCCACTGATTCCGTGGCGACTGCGTGTCCATTATAAGCACCAGATCACCTTTTTCTAAATCCCTCTCGTCCATCGTCCATTTAGGTCTTCTCATTATTGACGGTAGATATTCCCGTAACCAACGCCTCCAGAAGCTGTCGGCAGAACGTTGAGTTGTCCTCCACTGTTTTCGTAAATATGCAGATTGTGACTCGTATCTTACTAACACTATACTTCCAGAGGATGTGCCGATCAGGAAATGATTAGGCGTGAGAGCCTCGCGATCCCGCGGATCAACAGGAACATGCGTTAAAGGTCGCGAATTGACCGAATGCTCTATTTCGGTCAGTAGCGTGTACAGTACTTCCTCGGACGGAGCTTGTTCGCGTAGTACCACGCGTAGCGCAGTTTTCACCGATCATATAATGCGCTCCCACGCTCTGCCCATATGCGGAGCATCCGGTGGGTTAAATACCCATTTTATCTTGTGTACCAATGTATATTCTTGCAGTTCCTGTCTATCCAGATCGGTGATAGCTTTTTTAAGCTCCTTGCTAGCGCCCTTGAAATTCGTGCTGTTGTCACTATACACAGCAACGGGAGAACCTCTACGGGAAGCCAACCGCTGCAAAGCCATAATGGCTGAACTTGCACTCAAGCTGTGGGCCAGCTCTAAGTGTATGGCTCTCATAGTAAGACACGTAAAAAGAACTCCCCAGCGTTTCTCCCTACGTCGGCCGATTTTAACCGAAATAGGTCCGAAGTAATCCATTCCACAGTGGCTGAACGGTCTCTGTCTGTACGCTAGTCCTCCCACTGGTAgcgtagacataaccggtgcttgaGGTTTAGCGCGATGTAGACGGCATATTAAACATTTACTAACAATCGAGCGTAAGACCTTTCTTAAACCTATTATATAAAAGGTTTGACGAAGCTCGTCGACAACCGCTTCATTACTGTCATGATAGAAACGCCGATGGTATTCTTTTATGAGCATTCTAGTCGCGGAGTGCCTACCCTCAAGAATTATCGGGTAGTTATTAAATTCAGCTTCATGAATTTTCGTTGCTCGCCCGCTCGCTCTCAAAATACCACATTCGTCTATATAAGGCTGTAGATTTGCTATTTTGCTGGCCTTACTTACTGGTTTGTTATTTTTGATCGCACTTAGTTCTTCACTGAAGTGATCGGCTTGAATCTTGCGGTACCAATATTGTTCTGCAGCTACGATGCTTTCCACGGAAATCAAATTGCGTGGTCTCCCTCTCCAGCGATTTACGGCTGATTGTACTCGCCTAACCACGATCAATAAACCCTGCCatcccaaaatgttgatcgctaGTGGAAAACCAGCTGGTTCGTGAGAACTTGTAGTGTATACAAACGTTTTGCGCGCTTCCGTTTCGTCTATTGTTGCTTTCTGTTTCTCATCGAGTGGTTTCTCTACTGGCCAGTAACGTTCCGATTTCCGTAAAAACTCCGGCCCAAAGTACCAGCTGGTGGAATCACAAAACGCTCCATTATTCCAGCGAGTCGCGATATCTGCCGGGTTTTGACTTGAGGGGACCCATCGCCATTCTGAGCTCTTCGTGATCTCCCCAATTTCTCCGAGACGATGAGCCACAAACACCTGTCGAGTACGCGGCTCCCCTTTTATCCACCACAATACGGTTGTCGAATCGGACCATAGGAAGCGTCGATGAAACTCAATGTCCAGTTCTTCTGTAATAGTGTTAGCTAATCTTGCTGCAAGCAGTGCAGCTTGCAACTCTAAACGCGGAACGGAAAGTGGCTTCAAAGGCGCTACTCTTGACTTTGCCATTATTAAGATTGTACTTGTTGGAGCTTTCTCCACTTCGATCCTTATGTAAGCTGCAGCAGCATACGCTTCCAAACTTGCGTCACAAAATACATGCAGCTGCGCCAATAAATGCCCGGAAACTGTTGTTACAAGGCAGCGCAGGACGCGACTTCCGTTTACAACCTGCAGCGTCTGTAACCACGATAGCCAACCAATATTCTCCTCATCCCGCAACGGTTCATCCCATCCAATCCCACTATGCCAAATCTTCtgcattaatattttcgacTTCATCGTGAAACGGACCAGAAACCCAAGGGGGTCAAATATCGACATAATGATGCGAAGATATTCACGCTTCGTCGGTTTCCTGCGTCTGTGTACTACCTCCGCGGGAATTTTGTTTATATCGACTCTAAACCCTAACTGATCTAACTTCGTATCCCAATAAAGACCTAGAACCTTCTCTCCCCCTCGGTCACACAGTttcatttctacttcttcttttACCGATTTCCCTATCGCCACCGCTTCCTTCACCGCCCCATCGTTACTGGCCCAACCGTGCATCTCGAAATTTGCTCGCGCATTTATTCTCGTTACCTCGCGAACCAAATCTATCAACTCTTGCGCGGATTTCCGACTGACCAAATAATCATCCATGTAACTATTAGTGGTGATACTTCTATACACATCCGGCTGGGAATGAATATAATCTTCCGCGTTCCGATTTTTAACATATATCGCACTACAAGGCGAGGACTTTGCACTAAAAATTAAACATGTCATTGCAAAAATCTCGGGCTCGTTCTCTCGCTTGCGACCGCGCCATAAAAATCTTTGTACGTCTCGATCCTCCATTTTCACTTTCACGCGCAAAAACATATCCTTAATATTCGCCTTACACGCGACAGCATACTGTCGGAAACGTAATAACACACCCGGCAACAGTTGCAAAAGATCCGGCCCGGACTCGAGCTGATCGTTCAAACAAATACCGGCTGTCTTGGCAGCGGCGTCAAAAACTATTCTCAGCTTTCCTGGCTTACTCGCGTTCTGCACACCGAAACGCGGCAGGTACCAAACACGCGTATTTTGATTGTTTTCCTCTACCTTTTCGGCATACCCGTCTCCAATAAGTCTCTCCATCTCTTTGTAATAACGTGAGGCATAGTCTGGATTCCGATCCAATTTCTTTTCTAAGGAAAAAAGCCTTTCTTCGCGGTAGTAATACTTTCAATCTTTGGTATGCTGTTTGAATTCCACAATAACCCCGTTACCCATGCATCTCCCGCGTAACGACTTGTCTCCTTCAATGTACTCAGGGCATGATCATGAATACTTTTAGGCCGCGTATCCACACAAACACCAAAATCATCTAACTGAAAGTAAAGCCTAATCAATTCATCGAGCCCATCGTTGTCGCCACCCTGTCCGATACTGAACACGTCCGCTCCGTTTATTGAGCTCGCGTTTGAGGTTCTATTTCCGTCTGATCGGAATCGTACTACTCCATGTACAGCCCAGCCTAAAAGAGACCGCGACAACGCAATATTGTGACCCTTCACTTCTTGCATTTCGCGAGTCACTATCAATTGCCAATTGTCTTGGCCTAACAGCAACTTTGGCTGCGCTTCTTTATAAGGGAGCAACTCTACTCGATTAGACTCCTTCACGTGTTTCACAAGGTTATCGGGAAGAGATTGAATGGGTAGGCTTAGATCTTGCACCGTTAATGCATGTTGAACGAAATGGGAACCGGAAGACCCGTGCACCAAAACGCTGACCTTTTTGCAGCTTGTGGTGACAGCCCCATGGTCGTTTATTCCTTTTAGCGCAACATTTATCCTAGTGCCTCTTACTCCCATCTGCCGCGTTAACTTCTTATCGACCAGTGTAACGGTCGATCCTTCATCTAGCAGCGCGTAAGTATCTATGGAACTTGTCGAGCTGCCTACGCGCACAGGTATCACTTTCAGGAGCGTGTGTGTCGTAGAGAGTCAACTTTTATTATTGCTGGCAGACGTTGAGGCAGTTCCTACTTGCTCTGGAGTATTACTTGGCGGCTTGTCGACCTTCTTGTATCTTCCCTCATGCCTTGTAGCTGATTTCATTATATGTAGAAGTGAATGATGCCGTGCTTGGTACACTAAACAGTTCTCAGCTCTACAGTCGTTCCATACGTGTCCCAGTTTTAAACAATTAATGCACAATCGCAATTTTCTCACCAGACGCCAGCGAATCTCCACCGGTTCCTTTAAAAAGCGTGTGCAGACTGCGGAGGTGTGGTTTAATCTTTGGCAAAACGCACAACCCGTCCGGACTCTGTTCGTGCCTGTAGAATTTGGTTCTCTACGAGTCTCATGTGCAATTGTAAGCGAGGTGGCAGTCTTTGAAGAACGGGATCTTCTTACCGGTGCCATGTAGCTCTCACCCAGTTCCGACGTTAGCTCATATGCTTCCTTGAAGTGTAACCATTCGACTGgatcgccgctgaagctcggcaAGCTTTTCGCCGAAGTTAGTCAATTTACAAGACGGGAACTCCCTTCGCCAACCGAAGCTTCTCGTATCGTCGCTAAAGTTTTTTCGATGGCCTCCGCTATGCACGCCGCCGGGTCAACAACTAGCAGCGCCTCAGAATCCGATCTCCCTTGTAACATCGTGCCGTGAATGCAATCGTTGGCTCCTTGCTCCGTGGTATTACCGCTGTTAACACGACCAGACGCGACAGCTCTTGTAGATCCATCAGGCTATTCAGCGATGATCTCCTGTTCGTCTACTGCCCGTAGTGGTGACTGGTATTGAGAATCCAAATTCCTGCTGGTACTTGGAACAGGTGACGTCGAAGTCCTAGCGCGTGGCAGCTCACATTCCGATGTCACAAGTTCTCTTCTGTCCACTCGAACCCTTTTTTCTTTCGGCGCACCAGACTTGTCTCCGTGTGCAGCAGAGCGTCCTCTCCTCTTCGGAGGCATTACTCAATTATAAATCAAATAACTGTCACTCACTTCCAAATGCAACGGCTGCTCTATCCTGGAGTTACCCGGATACGTCCCGGGTTTCGGCACCAATTGTTATAGGACTAACCCAGGATAAGCAGCAGGCCAACAAAAGTCAATAGGATAAATACCAAAATTTATTGTCATCTGACTCGATtgaacaaattataattttaagcgAAGCACGATAGGAGAGCCAGAGGATCGTCTTGTCGATACGACATCTCAGACCAGAATGAATCCCAGGCGCGTACTGCCGCGGAACCGCCTTAATCCTCCCTACCTCAATGTTGTAGGGCTCGTCTCGCGGCTTCGCTCAGCCTAACGGCCTCGGCTCGACCTGATCGGTCTACCGTGTTCGTGGACCTTGATTTTGGGAAGACGCTCACGTTTTCCCCCTTTGGTCTACCGGGCCTAGGATGCCGCTTACGACAACCTTACCCGTGGGCTTGGGAAAGAATCCCGACGATGCGGGGTCTCTATccaatccgcgaatccgcgagacgcCTCCAATCTCGTTTCTGACGGACAAATTAACCCCAAAGGCCTCTCGCTCTCCTCTCGCGCTTCCTTCTACATTCTTCTTTACTTGATTTGTCATCACATTACACACAAGCGTTTACAACCTATTTCATTTACCATATTATATATTAGAGAGGTTTTTAAATAGCTGTAGGAACTGAACGATAAACGATTGAAGAAACTGAAACGGAGaaacttatttaaataatataaaaatatgataACTGATATAAATTCatacaaaaacgaaaaaaacattTCTAACTCTTTcctcattaatataaataacacgCCACTATTAGCCGCCATACATTACACATAATTGGGTTCTTAacagtagcaaagcagtaagctggtaagcaagcaggaggttagtaaggaagctgtaagctagtaagcaagcagtaagatagtaacaaagcagtatgctagtaagcaagcagcaggctagtaagaaagcagtaagctagtaagaaagcagtaagctaggatgcaagcagcaagttagtaagcgagcaataagcgagtaagctagcagtaagctagtaagcgagcggtaaGTGAGTCaactagcagtaaggtagtaagcaaccagtaagctagtaagccggcAGTGTGCtggtatgcgagcagggagctagaatggaagcagtatgatagtaagcaagcagtaaacgagaaacgcaagcagcaagcgagtaagcaagtactaagctagtaagcaagcagtatgctagtaagcaagcagtaagccagtaagcgagcagtgagctagtatgcgagcagggagctagtgaggaagcagtatgctagtaagcaggcagtaagctagtaagcaacaagaaagctagtaagcaagcattgagctagtaagcgagtagcaggctggcaagaaagcagttagctgttaaacaaacagtaagctagtaagaaagcagtaagttagtaagcaagcagtaacctagtaagcatgcagtgagcctgtAAGCACGGAGTGAGGTgataagtgagcaggaagctagaaagcaagcggtgcgctagtaagcaacaagtaagccagtaagcgagccgcAAACTAGTAAGagagtagttagctagtaagcaagcagtaagctagtaggcaagcagtaagctggtaagaaagcagttagctagtaaggaagtagtaagcttgtaagcaagcagtaagctagtatgcaagcagtgagctggtaagcgaggagggagttagtaacaaagcattaatctagtaagcaagcagtatgctagtaagcaagcagtgatatagtaagcgaggaggaagctagtaagaaagcagtatgctagtattgaggatctatctttgtgatagatttccccaatcgcttgcCGCAGAATGTAGaaggaataatttgttgaaacggtataatgtgtaagacacggagCCGACAAAATATGTGGAAGACTTTTTTCCGCGGTCTGGGTTGTGGCACGACTAACTTCAAACCGGGAAAtatcccggctatatatgcgtcgcgAAATGTTCGGCAGAtgtattggttttatgacatggcctgggccgacgtggaacagagaaaaatcgcgaagattcggaaatacaaattaTATCTATCCTCAACGCTCCCACTTATTTTGAATGTCcgcttatatttaatttttctctcggatagtaaaacggctgcttttgcaaaggcttagcAAAGATATCAGCCAATTGTTCTTTTGATTGAACATATttaatttctacttctccgcgattaacgacatcacgagtaaaatggtactttatatcgatgtgtttcgagcgcttatggttttcggaactattagcaatttttttggccgcttggttatcagcaaaagcagggacgatattgcacacaaCATCCAATTCAGTCAACATACCACGTAACCAAACCGCTTCTTTCACGCCGTGAGCTAACGtgatatattccgactcagcgatcgaaagggcaacgaccttttgcaattgactggaccacgaaattggtccactattcaaaatatagacaaatccactcctagatcttcgagtctctgagcatccggcataatgagcatccgtgaatcccgaaatatcaagcgaactcccactatttccgtaaactattccgtgatcacgtgttccatttaaataacgcattattttctttaccgattgccaatgagtgtcgtcgtaagaactcaaaaattgacttgcgtaattgaccgcaaattcgatatccgAGCGACAAACTCAtgcagcgaataataaagagcctattgcctcaggaaacggtattttactgtcagtcgcaggtgtttatttttgcatgggcatacctggctccgcaggtatacttgacggatttgcttcaagcata
This genomic window from Colletes latitarsis isolate SP2378_abdomen chromosome 8, iyColLati1, whole genome shotgun sequence contains:
- the LOC143344360 gene encoding uncharacterized protein LOC143344360 isoform X1 — protein: MERLIGDGYAEKVEENNQNTRVWYLPRFGVQNASKPGKLRIVFDAAAKTAGICLNDQLESGPDLLQLLPGVLLRFRQYAVACKANIKDMFLRVKVKMEDRDVQRFLWRGRKRENEPEIFAMTCLIFSAKSSPCSAIYVKNRNAEDYIHSQPDVYRSITTNSYMDDYLVSRKSAQELIDLVREVTRINARANFEMHGWASNDGAVKEAVAIGKSVKEEVEMKLCDRGGEKVLGLYWDTKLDQLGFRVDINKIPAEVVHRRRKPTKREYLRIIMSIFDPLGFLVRFTMKSKILMQKIWHSGIGWDEPLRDEENIGWLSWLQTLQVVNGSRVLRCLVTTVSGHLLAQLHVFCDASLEAYAAAAYIRIEVEKAPTSTILIMAKSRVAPLKPLSVPRLELQAALLAARLANTITEELDIEFHRRFLWSDSTTVLWWIKGEPRTRQVFVAHRLGEIGEITKSSEWRWVPSSQNPADIATRWNNGAFCDSTSWYFGPEFLRKSERYWPVEKPLDEKQKATIDETEARKTFVYTTSSHEPAGFPLAINILGWQGLLIVVRRVQSAVNRWRGRPRNLISVESIVAAEQYWYRKIQADHFSEELSAIKNNKPVSKASKIANLQPYIDECGILRASGRATKIHEAEFNNYPIILEGRHSATRMLIKEYHRRFYHDSNEAVVDELRQTFYIIGLRKVLRSIVSKCLICRLHRAKPQAPVMSTLPVGGLAYRQRPFSHCGMDYFGPISVKIGRRREKRWGVLFTCLTMRAIHLELAHSLSASSAIMALQRLASRRGSPVAVYSDNSTNFKGASKELKKAITDLDRQELQEYTLVHKIKWVFNPPDAPHMGRAWERII
- the LOC143344360 gene encoding uncharacterized protein LOC143344360 isoform X2, with amino-acid sequence MGVRGTRINVALKGINDHGAVTTSCKKTLQVVNGSRVLRCLVTTVSGHLLAQLHVFCDASLEAYAAAAYIRIEVEKAPTSTILIMAKSRVAPLKPLSVPRLELQAALLAARLANTITEELDIEFHRRFLWSDSTTVLWWIKGEPRTRQVFVAHRLGEIGEITKSSEWRWVPSSQNPADIATRWNNGAFCDSTSWYFGPEFLRKSERYWPVEKPLDEKQKATIDETEARKTFVYTTSSHEPAGFPLAINILGWQGLLIVVRRVQSAVNRWRGRPRNLISVESIVAAEQYWYRKIQADHFSEELSAIKNNKPVSKASKIANLQPYIDECGILRASGRATKIHEAEFNNYPIILEGRHSATRMLIKEYHRRFYHDSNEAVVDELRQTFYIIGLRKVLRSIVSKCLICRLHRAKPQAPVMSTLPVGGLAYRQRPFSHCGMDYFGPISVKIGRRREKRWGVLFTCLTMRAIHLELAHSLSASSAIMALQRLASRRGSPVAVYSDNSTNFKGASKELKKAITDLDRQELQEYTLVHKIKWVFNPPDAPHMGRAWERII